The genomic DNA ATTTATAGTATGAATGACTAATAGCGTTGTTTCTTAACAGTCGATCATCTTCGACTGCAAATAATGGTAAATTAGCTTCGTTGTTTTTTCAATTGATGATCGATGAGTTCTTTCAAACGCATGAGAAGAATCGATTCCTGGGCCGATTAGTCCATGAACGATGTCATGCCCTAAACGAATGGCTGCTGAAGCATCTGACCCGTAGTAAGGATATATATCTAGTTTATATGGAATTTTATTTTTTTCTGCTAAATGGACCAGATGTTTTCTTAACTCATAATGATATGGACCGCTTGCGTCTTTTACACAAATTGAAACGGTATATTCATCTGTTGCTTGTCCATCACCAATCGCTCCCATGTCAACTGCTAAATATTCAACTGTTTCTGGAGTAATATTTGAATTACCTCCGTAGCCGATTTCTTCATTATTTGAAATGAGGAAATATGTTGTGTATGGGAGAAGAATGTCCTCGGCTTTTATTTGTTTAATAAGCTGGAGAAGAATGGCGACACTTGCTTTATCATCTAAATGACGAGATTTAATAAAGCCATTGTGTGTCAATTCCACTCTTGGATCAAAACAA from Bacillus aquiflavi includes the following:
- a CDS encoding M42 family metallopeptidase; translation: MELIKQLVSIPSPSGNTNEIISFVEKFLQEANVETKRNRKGGLIAVIPGKDTNNHRMLTAHVDTLGAIVKEIKPSGRLKLDLIGGFKYNSIEGEYCQNETSSGKIYSGTILMHQTSVHVYKNAGKAERNQDNMEVRIDEVVHNADDVRALGIEVGDFVCFDPRVELTHNGFIKSRHLDDKASVAILLQLIKQIKAEDILLPYTTYFLISNNEEIGYGGNSNITPETVEYLAVDMGAIGDGQATDEYTVSICVKDASGPYHYELRKHLVHLAEKNKIPYKLDIYPYYGSDASAAIRLGHDIVHGLIGPGIDSSHAFERTHRSSIEKTTKLIYHYLQSKMIDC